In the Candidatus Syntrophosphaera sp. genome, one interval contains:
- a CDS encoding DUF1732 domain-containing protein, whose translation MKSMTGYGKAKLQQNDIDLEIEIKSINGRYLDLRLYLPREISFFEFTIRKRLSSALCRGTIEARASYTDHREPKIQLNKTKLLKYYEIVQKAREITDLADDITLEFLLNEPGIIESANNLDEDPDLNRLLNATLEQALLELDKSLSAEADNIRNTLRESTLKMMTALVEIEAELKPYKKELFEGMKSRTAELLKSNNSENLEQRLFQELALYIDRYDIHEELSRLRSHIDTLNSTMAKEGDTGKSLNFILQEMQREANTLGSKFSTSRTFPHILVLKEEVEKCREIVQNVA comes from the coding sequence ATGAAAAGCATGACCGGATACGGGAAAGCAAAACTGCAGCAAAACGACATAGACCTGGAGATCGAGATCAAGTCGATCAATGGAAGATATCTTGATCTGCGCCTCTATCTGCCGAGGGAGATCAGCTTTTTCGAATTCACCATACGCAAGCGCCTCTCCTCTGCCCTCTGCCGCGGAACAATCGAAGCCAGGGCCTCCTACACGGACCATCGCGAGCCCAAGATACAACTGAACAAGACCAAGCTGCTCAAATACTATGAGATTGTCCAGAAAGCTCGCGAGATAACCGATCTTGCTGATGACATAACTCTGGAATTCCTGCTCAATGAGCCTGGGATCATCGAATCGGCCAACAACCTTGATGAGGACCCGGACCTGAATCGACTGCTAAACGCAACCCTGGAGCAAGCTCTGCTGGAGCTGGACAAGTCCCTTTCGGCAGAGGCGGACAATATCCGCAATACACTGAGGGAATCTACTCTCAAGATGATGACAGCCCTCGTTGAGATCGAAGCTGAGCTCAAGCCCTACAAAAAAGAGCTGTTTGAGGGCATGAAGAGCCGCACTGCCGAACTACTAAAATCCAACAACAGCGAAAACCTGGAGCAAAGGCTGTTTCAGGAATTGGCGCTCTACATCGACAGGTATGACATCCATGAAGAACTTTCACGCCTGCGCAGCCATATTGACACGCTGAACAGCACCATGGCTAAAGAGGGGGATACGGGAAAGAGCCTCAATTTCATCCTGCAGGAAATGCAGCGCGAAGCCAATACCCTGGGCTCCAAGTTTTCCACCAGCCGTACCTTTCCCCACATCCTGGTGCTCAAGGAAGAGGTTGAAAAATGCCGGGAGATAGTGCAGAATGTCGCCTGA